The DNA sequence ACTTTCATCTGaagtttcactattttctaccTTCAATAGAAAACACTTTACAGCAGGTCTGTGAATGACTGTGAGTCACTGAGATATAGTGAGCCAGAGATATGTTGCTGTTCAGTCTTGAATATAAGGGTTGGAGATTTTTGCCATACCATTCATACAATGGTAAGTATCCCTttaactagggctgcaactaacaattattgtcattattgattaatcagttgaTGATTTTCTCATTaagtgattagttgtttggtctttaaaatgtcaataaaaggtgaaaaattGTGATCACAGTTTCCTAAAGCCCTCAAATCGTCCTCAAATGTTGTTTgtctcaaccaacagtccacaactcaaagatgttcagtttactgtcatagaagactcaAGAAACCAgacaatatttgtatttaagaatctggaaccagagaattttggcatttttttttagaaaatcactgaaaacgattattcaattaCCAAAacagttggcgattaattttctattgattaACTGCTGCAGCTCTACCTTTAACATCCCTGGATATATTTGCCATAATGAGCAATGATGTAAATCAGTGATCTGGACTGTTTTATGGCAATATTGGCTTTTTATCAGATTTATGTATCAATGAGAAAAAGTACTTTGACATTGCAAGTATACTTTGCCAAAAGTCCTTTCTGCCTGTATTTTATCCATTACCAATTCATCAATGAATTTTCCTGAAAGTGTATTATATATTGATATACatcaatattgtgatataaagTTACATATACTGTGAACAAAgatttcatatttcaaatgtatttttcttacgctttgagcaccacaaagAAAATTCCTTTGACCTCCATTATATTGCGGTGGAGACAGAAGTTTTAGCAGAGGATAAATCTTGTCTGCATGGCTGCACATTAATAGGCGTAAGCAGGGAAATAACTATTTTCATGATGTGGGTGAACTGATTGAAGTTGTTatgttaattacaaaaaaaaacttccccAAGGCAGTAAAGTTTTAAAAACTGAAGCTGATGCTATAATGGGATTATGTATCTTATTGTGCCACTTCATCCTCTTTGCATGTTTAtgataaataaagaagaaaatacaaaaataaaaatctcaaTCTGTGCTTGTGCTATTAAATCAAAGTTGATAACAGAACTGGTGCCCATCATTTacccttttgtgtgtgtgtgggtgtatgtgtgtgtgtgtgtgtgtgtgtgtgtgtgtgctgaaggTGACTCATCCAGGGCTGCTGAAGATCAGCAGTCTCCAGGAGGGTGTCTACACCTTCCAGATGACTGTTACTGACACAGCTGGTCAGAAGAGCTCCGACAACGTCTCTGTTACCGTGCTGGCACCAAAACACCAGGCAGAAGGTGATGCCCTCACCAAAACCACATATTTGATGCAGTCTTTTGTTTTAAGCTCCTTTATATTAATTTGTTCATGTTAAGTTAAGGCCTCGGTGTGTTGAGGTGCATGTGTGAAGTATTGCACCTTCTGTATGCTGGACTTTCTTTGATGAAAAGTATCCAGAGTTGCTATTTCAGTCAGTTAGAATTAAATTGTAGCATTAATCATGGTACGTTCACTGAGTTTTTGAGGTCACAGTGCAAGATGTGTAGCCGTGCTTGTCTGTGTCCACAGTGTGTACAGGTCACTGTTCAAACTACCAGTTCAAGTGTGATGACGGTTGCTGTATTGACATCACTTACGCCTGCGACGGGAAGCAACACTGTCCAGACCGCTCTGATGAAGACTTCTGTCCTAACTGTAAGAAATTATTCTTGCTTACAATTGAAAtggcatgttttgttttcagcaaTGCACCTGCTAAATGTCTTTTATAAAGTTCTATGCACATGCATTTTGCATgagaataatatatatatgtacctGCCCATTActtccttgtttttctctctagTTGACAACAGCCGGAAGTCAGTGACTCACACTGCTGATCTACCCAGCCCTCATCTGCCTGTGGCTCAGACAGAGGAAGCTGCCGATGGCTCCATGCTCCAGGCTGGGCCCAGGAAGACCATGGAGAACATCATACCACCTCAAGATAGGGCCAAAGCCACTCCTGCACAAAGTCCCAGTCAGCAGGAGGCCTCAGCCAGTCAAGGTAGCAATATACTCTGAAATTGAAGGGCAATAAATAACTACACAAAGACACCTGAAAATGTTGCTCTAGAGTGTGATAATACAAACACATGGTTGAGTGGTGATTCCACACACATAATAGGATGAGAATCTACAAGCGTTTCTTTTATTTTAGCTGTACCTGttcacatttttgcttaaaagcCTCCcttcacacatttcacaaaaatgtattcCTTCACTGTGCAAattgatgtatgtgcagaattttTAACAAAGTaatctaacttttttttattgaaaagaCAAATTGTTAttcaaacagtatttttatatgtcataAAGCATTTCTAGAGGGAATCTTTAACAATATGATCCTCCATTACTGTGTCATTAGTGCAGTATCCCTTTgtaaagaggcagagagggttTTAGTACGTGTTTTGACATAGAAGCAGATGGAGCCCCTGTAGGAAGCCATTGAGTCATAGTACTGAGCTAAAATGCTGGCGAAGCCACAGGGCCACTCTACATTCCCTGGGAAAACAGCTCTATGCTGCGTCTCCTCTGAGTGCTGGAACAAAGCACCTCTGTCCCTGCTGCCATCTGATCCCTGAATCAGGCTGAGACAGACCAAAAGGGCTTCTTCCCCCATTGCCACCTCACCGTGGGTATTACTTGGGGTAAGGTGCATTCTCAGGagtcttttcttcatttcaaaaTGCTTAGTCCCGTGTCCAAATGCTTGGCAAACTTAGATGGATACCTTTGtttaggagagagagagagagagacagagagagagaggagaagtcAAAAGAAAGGTTTCAGAAATACTTTGACCTTTGCAGTCTGTTGTTTGTGGGTTTGTTATTGATGGGAATCTTTTACCACTGATACTCCGCTAGAGCTGCAACTTCACTTTCCCTGTGGGATCAATTAAGTTTATCTTATTGCATCATAAACCATTAATCCATTTTTTTTACTTGGAGAcaacacaacaagctgtaaacacaacactgagatATTATCACTTTACAAAGTTGATATGTTGAGTGCgttaagataagactttattgatcctcaGAGAGGAAATTCACGttacagcagagcagaaaacaaggAAATAGTTAAGAGCTAGGCGCAAtgaatacaaacaaaataaaaagtcaagtaAATTGAATTCAATctatatacattataaacattacaatatttatataatatgtatatatgttatatatacaTGACCTGACTTGtgggttgtaaaaaatagaaaagcaaACTATGTGCAGAAGTAATGGTTCTGGTAGCTGTAACTATAgttacatatgtatatgttatATAGGTGAAGTAATGTATACAAAATAAATTAGACATGCAGTAAGactagcattcatttggagtcgtgtttttTACTACCTGGTGAATGTTAGTGTAATATTAAATCTCTTTTTGTAGTCCagctttggtctccaccaacaaATATCTGGCTTctaagctgctaaatgttccacaatgttcaccagctagttgctaactttagCGCTGGACGGCTAATGATCAGTCAGTTTGTTGTAGCTGTTTCAAAAAACAACTGCCTGCACAGGGTGGGAACAAagttgatgagagctgtgagagtgaatcaaaacagccAAGTTGTggtttgtaaaaccaaaacagcgagctgaaagaagctaaaacaCTCCGTAGAgttgagtgataattctctgtggggtTTTCACTACAAGCTGCCATTTTCacattgtacagtattttttttttattgttaatataacaATATGATTTAGTGCAGCTTTatctaattattttcattgttaatttatttcttggcTTTTCAATATGTTTAATTAATCGATGAATCGTTAAGTTTATAAAATATCCCAAAAAGTGAAAGATTCTCATCACAGTTTCCCATCACCCATAGTAACGTCTTCAGTCCAAAACACAGATTGTTCAATTAGAGATAGTAAATGTGGGCAGTAGATCctcaaatgtttgtcattttttgcttgataattattatttgtttatcgAAATTGTTGTAAATCAGTTTTCATCATAGATCAATACATGTAATATCAGTTGATTATGTCTGGCTCCTTCTCTCTGTTGCTGTAGATCCGTGTGCTGCGGCTCCAGTCGTAGGACCTTGTAAAGGCACCTTCCCACGCTGGTATTATGACCGGGTTGCAGGGGAATGCAAACACTTTCTGTATGGTGGTTGCCAGGGCAACCATAACAACTTCCTCCAGGAATCGGATTGTGTCAGTGAATGTATACAGAAAAGTGAGAAGATACTTCTTGtccaattctttttttttctttttttttaacctaattTTGTAGCTGCAACAACATAAAACTCGTCTTAAAAATAGTAATTTTTAATCTTCCAGAACCGGCTTTCAAACCAGCAACTGTCGCTCCTCCCATCACCAAGCCGACTGAAATAGGTAAAGCTGCgatgaattttaataaaacttGAAAGAAATTCTTCCTTGACGTATCAGTAATACAGTGTTGACAGTTGACTATTTCCAACTCTAAGTTGTATTCGTACTTTTGTTGAAGCTGCTCCTAAAGTCTCTCAGAGCCAAGCAGAGAGTGACGTCCCCATCTCCAAACCGTTTTCAGCGATGGAAGGACATCCAGCCCCGGAGTCAGGTAAGACTTAACATGAAAGTTTCATATCAACCTCCATATGACCTCTTTTTGTGGTTATTGTGTCATATTTGGCTCCACTTGTCATCTTCCTAAAACTCCATTATcacctctttttcctcctccaggTGCGATCCTTCCACTGGCACTCGGCCTAATCATCAccgctctgctgctgctcatgaTCGGCTGTCGGCTCAGACTTGTTCGCCACAAGCTGAAAAAAGCCCGACCCCTAACCACCGAGGAGTCAGATTACCTCATCAACGGCATGTACCTGTAGCCACTCAGAGAGGAGCAGCAAATAAAAAGAGCACCAAGATCTCAGAAAATTCTCGTTCACAGGTCAGAATAGGGCGTTGTCACCAGAGCCTGAACCAGGACTTCTTCAATTTGCACTCTGTCTTTCCTGCAGCCTGGTGTCtcttaatttatttcatatCAGGTTGGAAACTCTCTGCTATCGTAAACGTTTCTCAACACGTCCATGCTGAACCTCCccaatctgctgctgctgctgagacgCTGCCTTCAAAGCCAGTTACACATATTCAGATGCTTGTGAGTTCATATTTATGTTGTCTTAAGAAAATCTGATTGTGAATCCATGATGAAAGATTCCACATTCCCAGTTCAACACTGACATACGGCTGTCTAGTATATTGTTTTATCAAACGCTTTTTCCATGGGATACTACAAGAAGCTCTTCTGTCCCTTTTattaaaattacttttattcCTCCAGTATTGgtcattttgatatatttctaTCTCAAGTAGTGTGAATTTTTTCTGACTAGAGCGGCacagaaatatactgtatttctgccACTGAGTGGCACTGATGTGTCACATTTGTGCTCTAGACTTTACCTTGAATGAAACTGAACTGAGGACACAGATGTAGTGGAGTGCGTTATAGTGCACTTCTCTATGCCAGTGGTTATTTTTTTGCTGAATAGGATTCAGCAACAAGCTCTTCTTAAATTGTCCTATAAAAATATGAAGCCATAGCAAACTCTATTGGTCAGATCCTGCTCCTGCCTGATTCTGTTGCTTATTTCTCTTTATTAAGCATATGTATGTGGAGTATGTTTGCGCAGATGTATTCCCTCAAAGTGCTGTCTTTTATGTGAGGTATTAaagtttattatatatatatatatatatatatgtaaagtTGGTGTGATTGCTTGACAGTGATTTATAAAATTGCAATGATTTACCTTATCCCACATCTATAGCACAAAACATAACCACTATTGAGGACATTAACTTGTTTCTAGGAATATGGgaattttaaaaactgaagaGTATGTTCTCTacaattacagtttttttattgtcatatttttaGTTACTATATTTAGACAGTAATAATGATCAAGTTTGTATTTCTTCACTAGAATTATATTCATAGCAGTGAAAAgcaaattaattgaaaataatgaaGTTATCAGAAAATGTTGCAACTATTTTTGGTGACTAGTCACAAATTTCTCATGCGGGTGGGGTTGTGTTGCAGGAATGTGGACTCCTGACCTCAGCATTTCTCATCCCATACTCGTCCCAGCCTGCCTCTACGACTACATTATAGAATATCTTCTGCACACAAAACATTCAATAACAAAaggcagacaaaaacataagcatctctttattttcatttgccaTTCCAGAAACTGTGAAAGCCAAATATCATCCATCACTTAGATCCCAAaattaaatgtgctttttaattttatgtggttttttttcaagaaaacagacattcatttgCTTCATatgttgtagtttattttggCAAAGCAGTGACTATCCCATTTAGTGTCAGTCACCAGAAGAGCCTGCACAAATTGTTAATGGAAAAACTGGCAGCGGCAGAAAGCAACACATCACTGAGGGGAAAGCACGGCCCTgtatgtgcacgtgtgtgtgttggtgtaatTAGTGCTCCGCTCTCTTTGGAGTGTAGGCATTGCCAATATGATTCAATGCATTGCTTACTCTATGTGTAGAATGACCTAAGAGTGCTGCACATCAAACGTGTGCGAGTTACATCAGCCATTGTTGCCTATTAGTGTGTTCCTACTACTGCTGGCGGGGGGGAAAAGCTCATATGTTAGCAGACAAGTCTACAGTTAGatgatccacacacacacacactgtagctaGGTGAGTTATCTAAAAGGCTCAGGCTTTCCTCGTTGTAGTCCAGCGTTCTTCCTACATTCAGCTTTGATGCTGCTGAAatgtaatactgtaaaaatgactGATTGCAATTCAAATGatgaaaccacaaaaaaaaaaaaaaaaaaaaaaaaaactaaaatccTAAAATCCAGCATTTAAAAAGAATACACAACCAAAAGATGCAggcctgaaaacaaaaacaaaaagccttCTCCAATATTTCTGTGCTGAGCTTCAAGCAGTCTTTCATCCCAACCCTTCTGGGCTGTCATCAACGTGAAACTCTAGTCCATAGTTAGACTTAAACAAAAAGAGCATGTTTTTGTTATGCTTTGAATGAAATGTCAAGGGCTGTTTGACCCCGTCCGAGTTTTCTCCAGGTTCAAACTTAAAGGTGGATTTATGGACAGTCTTCCTCTTCAAAGTTCATCCCTGcaagaaaacagaaatcatGAATgttagaaaagaagaagaaaaaagagagccGGATACAAGTTAGACAACCATCCTCCTGTCATGCAAACACAAGGTTAAAAGTTAGAATCACATgcaaaatgttaaagaaaactTAATCATGATACAATCCAAACAGTTATTGGTGTTTTTCTACATCTCACAGAGTAGAAGATCAAACAAGTAATAGCCAGGACGTTGTGTTTTAGTGTTTAATGGGTGTCCagattgacaaaataatcatgCTCTCTGAAACCAAGCATAATCTTTAACACTGATGCTATTTCAGTTCATGTTTGGGTTCCAAAACAACTATCACTGCAAAATCAATTAGTCAAGCAGGTTTTATTGAACCAGTTTTTTAACTATGGAgttaaaaaaaggatgaaaaaaaacgTGCAGCTAGCTGGTATGGTATGGACGaagcaaaaaatgtcaacaagcAGCAAAATGCAGCCCCTTGTGATCCATTGCCTGCTCCAAGCCACACCGTTTCACCTTTGCCACtgtgagaaggagagagggggaggagggagagaaggaagtCACTTCCACCTGGACCACTGCTTGTCTCTGTCTGTTAAAGGCACATAAATCACCCCCATCAAGGGCTTCATTTTGGTGCTGCCGTCCTCCATCTTGTCGTACTGTTCCAGCATCTGGTTCCCCCCCGCCGGGCCCACGGGCAGAATCAGCCGGCCGCCGGGCTTCAGCTGGTCCAGAAGCTGGGAGAGACGCAGGGTCATGTCGTGGGTCAATAACATGATAATACAATTAACTTGCCTTCACCATGATGGTTTTAGAAAGACATCCCAAGCACTGCTATTTCAAGCCAGTATAATTGTTGTTTTGTCCGAAACTCAAAATTgcattacttttatttttgcgTTGGTATTCTACGACTTGTCTTAAACTTAATCAGCAAAATGTGACCTTGATCACCAGATTTTAAAGTGTTCACATCGCTGCTGTTGAGACTTACAGCTTGGGGGACGGTGGGTGCTGCTGCGCCAACATGGATGGCATCATAAGGCGCCTCCTCTGTGTAGCCCATCCGCCCGTCTcccactgaaacacacacacacacacaggctgcatCAACACTGATGGACACCCTCACCAAGCTGTCACATACTTATTTAAACCTTGTTGTGCTG is a window from the Thunnus thynnus chromosome 18, fThuThy2.1, whole genome shotgun sequence genome containing:
- the lrp11 gene encoding low-density lipoprotein receptor-related protein 11; this translates as MALLQHHRRLLACAVLLCAVQRIDTRTSPISDLKSKITGVEELLEEFRKQLQQDQAYRVGDVSDSCVGDYNAVGERIIRAKASIEHGATFLLAPDRVYTWKDCLHACCSQPHCTVAVVQEDLRQPGESLNCYLFNCTYRNKNVCSFAPQQGFTTYSRTPNTTQGHLPVSSIRRPGEGLPDEDDTQDGDEPPRSDAGQDVVIQLPTDWAVLDGRDSVDDVGINNYEWTLVKGDTAINMKVTHPGLLKISSLQEGVYTFQMTVTDTAGQKSSDNVSVTVLAPKHQAEVCTGHCSNYQFKCDDGCCIDITYACDGKQHCPDRSDEDFCPNFDNSRKSVTHTADLPSPHLPVAQTEEAADGSMLQAGPRKTMENIIPPQDRAKATPAQSPSQQEASASQDPCAAAPVVGPCKGTFPRWYYDRVAGECKHFLYGGCQGNHNNFLQESDCVSECIQKKPAFKPATVAPPITKPTEIAAPKVSQSQAESDVPISKPFSAMEGHPAPESGAILPLALGLIITALLLLMIGCRLRLVRHKLKKARPLTTEESDYLINGMYL